One window of Homalodisca vitripennis isolate AUS2020 unplaced genomic scaffold, UT_GWSS_2.1 ScUCBcl_4568;HRSCAF=10826, whole genome shotgun sequence genomic DNA carries:
- the LOC124372993 gene encoding uncharacterized protein LOC124372993, whose protein sequence is MEDSRLIELVREHPCLFNAKHHLYKDANVRDNVWSEIGMKMKLPAEECKNRWKNIRDTYMRRKRAKKLPTGSASSKKVRKWHLEDYLEFMNVVECERETVTNTITQDDETKVDGQETENVEMAEESVYSEIRDPEDLNKDLSEEPEQLDGDGVPKQSKKRKLKTKLSGERESGAKPTDPAILSSWHHWRACARSTVDAATMTVRCSLVPSRYVLTL, encoded by the exons ATGGAAGACTCAAGACTCATCGAACTAGTGCGTGAACACCCTTGTCTTTTTAACGCAAAACACCACCTGTACAAGGATGCAAACGTCAGAGATAACGTGTGGAGTGAAATTGgcatgaaaatgaaattaccag cTGAAGAGTGTAAAAACCGATGGAAAAATATCCGGGATACATATATGAGGCGCAAAAGAGCCAAAAAACTTCCCACAGGATCTGCGAGTTCAAAGAAAGTGCGCAAATGGCATCTTGAAGACTACCTTGAATTCATGAACGTGGTCGAATGTGAGAGAGA GACAGTCACAAATACTATCACTCAAGATGATGAAACAAAAGTTGATGGACAAGAAACTGAAAATGTTGAAATGGCCGAAGAATCTGTTTATTCTGAAATTCGTGATCCAGAGGATCTTAACAAAGATCTATCCGAAGAACCCGAGCAGCTCGATGGTGATGGTGTGCCGAAGCAATCAAAAAAACGAAAgctgaaaactaaattatcagGAGAAA GGGAGAGTGGGGCAAAACCGACCGACCCGGCAATTTTGTCTAGTTGGCACCACTGGCGGGCATGCGCACGCAGCACTGTTGACGCAGCGACCATGACAGTCCGATGTAGCTTGGTCCCGTCGCGCTACGTACTTACGCTTTGA